A single Methanolobus sp. ZRKC5 DNA region contains:
- a CDS encoding MATE family efflux transporter: protein MEGVPTGKLQQSAECNIEKGLINMDTKTIDLGNDKISTIFWKYAIPSIGSMLIMAAYFVADGIIVARGVGSTALAAVNLSIPLMMGTNAVILALSLGASIIISIMLAQKKYREASNIFSVVFATTTIIAVLFSATGLFFLEDISYAIGATEEINGMVQTYLSVILYFIIFFCLQITLSNAIRNDGNPKLALLSTLGGSILNIPLDAFFVFVLHWGLFGAALATGMSQLVGAAVLFTHFLRKQGHLRFVLPHFNLQIISRIVHNAIPLFIETISIAIFFATMNILAAKYYGTTGVAAFAIVGAVSMISTMFFVGIGQTNQPLISYNFGHGKHSRIHDIVKYSLKTTTVLSIATIAIIAIFSEQLVSLYVNVSAESELVSLTSFALRLYSVGYIFTAINIALVKYFQSTEDRRTSLILTSLRAFVLLIPAALIVPKIFGDMGIWLVIPSVEFMIAILSGYIYWRSFSARDVMDHQTPHFDLDE from the coding sequence ATGGAAGGAGTTCCCACTGGAAAGCTGCAACAAAGTGCCGAATGTAATATTGAAAAAGGACTGATAAATATGGATACTAAAACCATTGATCTTGGAAATGATAAGATATCAACCATTTTCTGGAAATATGCTATTCCCTCAATAGGTTCAATGTTAATAATGGCAGCTTACTTTGTGGCTGATGGTATCATTGTTGCTAGAGGAGTGGGAAGTACTGCACTGGCGGCTGTAAATTTATCTATACCATTGATGATGGGAACAAATGCAGTAATACTGGCACTTTCTTTGGGTGCATCAATAATTATTTCCATCATGCTGGCCCAGAAAAAATACAGGGAAGCCAGCAACATATTTTCTGTGGTTTTTGCCACAACTACCATAATTGCTGTTCTGTTTTCAGCAACAGGACTGTTTTTCCTTGAAGATATATCCTACGCGATAGGGGCTACTGAAGAGATAAATGGAATGGTACAGACATATCTGTCAGTCATTCTGTATTTCATTATCTTCTTCTGTCTTCAGATCACCTTATCAAATGCCATCAGAAATGACGGAAACCCAAAGCTTGCACTACTCAGCACTCTTGGCGGAAGTATACTGAACATACCGCTTGATGCGTTCTTTGTCTTTGTGCTTCACTGGGGACTCTTTGGAGCAGCGTTAGCCACAGGAATGTCACAATTAGTAGGTGCAGCAGTATTATTCACCCATTTCCTTCGAAAACAGGGACATCTGCGTTTTGTGCTGCCTCATTTCAATTTGCAGATCATATCAAGGATAGTTCACAATGCAATTCCCCTGTTCATTGAAACCATTTCAATAGCAATTTTCTTCGCTACTATGAACATTCTGGCAGCTAAATACTACGGAACTACCGGAGTAGCTGCTTTTGCAATAGTTGGAGCTGTCTCAATGATATCTACAATGTTCTTTGTCGGGATCGGCCAAACAAATCAACCCCTGATAAGTTACAATTTCGGTCATGGGAAACATAGCAGAATACACGATATTGTAAAGTATTCATTAAAAACAACAACTGTACTTAGTATTGCAACAATCGCTATCATTGCGATATTCAGCGAACAGCTCGTTAGCCTGTACGTAAATGTATCTGCAGAATCCGAGCTTGTTTCCTTGACAAGCTTTGCATTAAGACTCTATTCTGTCGGCTATATATTTACAGCGATAAACATAGCGTTGGTAAAATATTTCCAGTCTACCGAAGACCGTAGAACGTCTTTGATACTAACATCCCTGAGGGCTTTTGTTCTTTTAATTCCTGCTGCATTGATAGTTCCAAAAATATTTGGAGATATGGGAATCTGGTTAGTGATACCGTCTGTGGAATTTATGATTGCTATTCTTTCAGGGTATATATATTGGAGATCTTTCTCTGCAAGAGATGTGATGGATCACCAAACTCCACATTTCGATCTTGATGAATGA
- a CDS encoding MarR family transcriptional regulator yields MDNIPIGALISITYRSNFVRLNTRMKELGLSGGQFSVLMVLSHNQGVTQDTLAWRLLLDKGGIARAVKVLEDKGFIERITDENDRRAVHIYLTESGERIIPEVIRIDQEMEQIIFSGFTEKEKTQIKALLLKMAQNSYEAAYDKNDRKWKEFPLESCNKVPNVILKKD; encoded by the coding sequence ATGGACAATATACCCATCGGAGCATTAATCTCAATTACCTATCGCAGTAATTTTGTGAGGCTTAACACCAGAATGAAAGAACTTGGACTTTCTGGTGGCCAGTTCTCCGTGCTCATGGTACTTTCACATAATCAGGGTGTTACACAGGACACACTTGCCTGGAGACTCCTCTTAGATAAAGGAGGTATTGCCCGTGCAGTCAAGGTTCTTGAAGATAAAGGATTTATCGAACGCATCACCGATGAAAATGACCGTAGAGCTGTACATATTTATCTCACGGAAAGCGGAGAGAGAATCATCCCGGAAGTTATCAGGATCGATCAGGAAATGGAACAAATTATTTTCTCAGGATTTACTGAGAAAGAAAAAACACAGATAAAGGCACTGCTTCTCAAAATGGCACAGAACAGTTACGAAGCTGCTTATGATAAAAATGACAGGAAATGGAAGGAGTTCCCACTGGAAAGCTGCAACAAAGTGCCGAATGTAATATTGAAAAAGGACTGA
- a CDS encoding MFS transporter — translation MKNQAIDKNPISSSKLALPILLAASMITLMGGAAVAPALPKMGQYFSNLENAEYLLSFMVTLPSLAIALSSPFMGIIADKYGKKKLLIASLLLFSLSGVTGAYFDSLESILAGRFVLGIAIAGIMICATALITDYYADPAKRQKIYGMQAASMGFGGLILETGGGGLAEFSWRYPFFIYLIALPIMFGAFSLLEPAKHHTLVSKNETTYPKSKLKIGAIAFVYFIMFIAMVLMFTVPSKGPFLFTESGITSSLIGGILLGLLGMASMVAALCQVRISKYLDELMRCALGIGFTGLGLFLMANGSMATIVAGVVFAGIGTGVIQPTLIHWIGLLSPQHLRGRIFGGLTSILFLAQFVSPIIMQPLLGNGMSLASAFGYFGLAGVAMGIIIPAGNIVLRQSKNFTLGPNTDIVHLENAVYDEDE, via the coding sequence ATGAAAAATCAGGCTATAGATAAAAACCCTATTTCAAGCAGTAAATTAGCACTACCTATCCTGCTGGCTGCTTCCATGATCACTCTTATGGGAGGAGCAGCAGTTGCACCTGCACTTCCGAAGATGGGTCAATATTTCAGCAATTTAGAGAATGCAGAATACCTCCTGTCATTTATGGTAACCTTGCCCTCTCTTGCAATCGCTTTGAGTTCCCCGTTCATGGGAATCATTGCAGATAAATACGGTAAAAAGAAATTACTTATAGCTTCCCTTCTCCTTTTCAGTCTGTCAGGAGTTACAGGAGCTTATTTTGACTCTCTTGAATCTATTCTTGCGGGAAGGTTTGTTCTTGGGATAGCGATCGCAGGAATAATGATCTGTGCAACCGCATTGATCACTGATTATTATGCGGATCCTGCAAAAAGACAGAAGATTTATGGAATGCAAGCTGCATCCATGGGTTTTGGTGGTTTGATACTGGAAACCGGAGGTGGAGGACTTGCTGAATTTAGCTGGCGTTATCCATTCTTTATCTATTTGATTGCTTTGCCAATAATGTTCGGTGCATTTTCCTTGCTGGAACCTGCAAAACATCACACACTGGTAAGTAAAAATGAAACAACATACCCAAAAAGTAAATTGAAGATAGGAGCCATAGCATTTGTCTATTTTATAATGTTCATTGCAATGGTACTTATGTTCACTGTACCTTCAAAAGGACCATTCCTCTTTACTGAAAGTGGAATTACTTCCAGTCTCATAGGAGGTATTTTGCTTGGCCTTTTGGGAATGGCCAGTATGGTGGCTGCTCTTTGTCAGGTTCGAATTTCAAAATATCTGGACGAACTGATGAGATGTGCTTTAGGTATTGGGTTTACAGGCCTTGGTTTATTCTTAATGGCAAATGGTAGTATGGCTACTATTGTTGCAGGTGTTGTATTTGCTGGAATAGGAACCGGCGTGATCCAACCGACTTTAATCCATTGGATCGGTCTGCTTTCACCCCAGCATCTGCGTGGAAGGATCTTTGGTGGATTAACCTCGATATTGTTCCTCGCTCAATTTGTATCTCCCATAATCATGCAACCTTTACTCGGGAACGGTATGTCACTTGCCAGCGCGTTTGGATACTTTGGTCTGGCAGGAGTTGCTATGGGGATTATTATACCTGCTGGAAATATAGTATTAAGACAGAGCAAAAATTTTACTCTGGGACCAAATACAGATATTGTTCATCTTGAAAATGCTGTTTATGATGAGGATGAATAA
- a CDS encoding MarR family transcriptional regulator, with protein sequence MEDIPLGAFISITYRSHFVWINNKMKEIGLSAGQFFVLMVLSHDQGITQDTLAWRLLIDKGSIARAVRILEDKGFIRRITDESNRRAVLIYLTETGEQLIPKVLKIDQELEETTLSGFTEEERTHAKVLLHKIAQNSYEAAYKDGEKRKEFPLKKI encoded by the coding sequence ATGGAAGACATTCCCCTCGGAGCATTCATCTCAATAACATATCGTAGTCATTTTGTGTGGATAAATAACAAAATGAAAGAAATAGGACTTTCTGCAGGCCAGTTCTTCGTACTCATGGTGCTTTCACATGATCAGGGCATTACACAGGACACACTTGCCTGGAGGCTTCTCATAGACAAAGGAAGTATTGCCCGGGCAGTCAGAATCCTTGAAGACAAAGGATTTATCAGACGTATCACCGATGAAAGTAACCGTCGAGCTGTGCTTATTTATCTCACGGAAACCGGGGAACAGCTCATCCCGAAAGTTCTCAAAATTGATCAGGAACTGGAAGAAACTACATTATCAGGATTTACGGAGGAAGAAAGGACACATGCGAAGGTACTACTCCACAAAATTGCACAGAATTCTTATGAAGCTGCTTATAAAGACGGTGAGAAACGGAAGGAGTTTCCACTTAAAAAAATCTAG